DNA sequence from the Malus domestica chromosome 11, GDT2T_hap1 genome:
GAAGAGTTGAAAAGCCCTTAGGTCAGTTATGTAATGAACTCAAAGAATGAGAACACACCTTCCTTCTCTCTGATGTAAGTTGAGGTAGGGTCAACCGAATTACTTCTCCATCATTATTTGGAGTCAAACCAAGATCAGAGCTAACGATGGCCTTCTCTATAGCCTTTAAGCTGAAAAAAGAGGTTGCACCATTTAGAAAAAAGACTACTAATCGACATGATCAGTTGATATCCAATGCATTCTTACAATAGAAGACACAAGCTCTTTACAGCTGACGAGAATCCCTATTTTGTTTAGGTTATCAAAGATTCAAAAGAGAAGGCAGTAAATTTCACTGGTAAAATCAGCAGTATATCTAAGTTTATCATGTACTCCATCTACTTATTCTACATACATACAGATAAAATCCTAAACAGCTCCTCACGGAGAAGTGCTCGCCCACTAGTTAGCATTTTCAACTGGGGCTTACGTTAGTTTATAATGTGCCTTCCTCCTCTCATTTTGGATAGATTTAACAGTGGCTATCCCAAAGCAGACGTGTTTATTTCAAGACTGTGAATGCAGCATGGCGCACTGATCTTATATGACCATTACTAGTTTCAAACCTTCAGTTTATGAAATACCTGGATTTGTCGTATGGCTGAACCAAGAAGGAACTTGCTTCAGGAGAACTGATATTAGCAATGGTCTTCAAGCCAACTGGGCTTCCATAGTATTCAACCTAAAAATGTATTGTGTTATAACTAATCtaagagaaaacaaaataacactACCGAGTTCTCAATCTGCACAAAAATGAACTGCAAAAGTAGCTAGACAACCCCCTAAATTAATTCATACCTCAATCTTATCCAGCATGGCCGGGCTTGCCCTCCCTGTCCTAATAGAATTGAAATTGGATCGTACAGTTTCAAGAGTCTTTTCCATCCTTCCTTCCTGAAATACAACTAACATACTCAATACAAGTTTGTTCTTCCTTACTCCACCAAAAAATCCAAAGAGCCTTAAATCTCTCCAACCTAATTGCATACTACATGTTTTAATGAAACGATATCATAATCAAACTTACAGCTTCTTTCTTTATCAAAGACTTCTCCGCTTCTATTTCTTCGATAGTAGCAGCCCTTACAATTCCAGCTCTGGATATAAGAAAGATATTAGAAGGCAAATCAACCCACCACACAATCAATAACTCATCACAATTCGATTATACATAGTGGCGCACTATGCAACCCAAATTCTTACTGCATTATCAAATTGCTAGGATAATATCAGCATATATGCAGTGTCAAACAACAGAGTCGTGTCACTTTTAAGTATATTGTTGTTGCATGATAAGTCAACAAATGCAATATAACCCAATTTTCAGTCCCTTACAAGTtacaaacaacaacaataacaagcCAGAGTATTAATTCTGTGGCACAAATAAAACTTGCCTATTTTGGAACAATTGCTTCTTCACAACAATGGCATTGCCCGAAAGCTTCGCAGCACTATCCTGAGACCTCACATAGCTAGCAGACGAGCTCCATGGGCACACATTAACAGTTCTAGGCTGGCATTTCTTACACGCCGGCCCTCCACCAAAAGAATCTGCAAAAATCTCAACTTTTACAGCATTTAGcatgcgaaaaaaaaaaatacccatCAAACAAAACCGAATTACAAACTCAACCCACTTAGTTATGCAGGATTACAATTCTGAATTCCAAAAGGGTACCTTTGAAATTTGCAAGCAAGTAATAAAGATCATCAATTTACCAGTAATAAGCATGCAATGAATGTAAATATTGCCTGATGGGTTACGTACCTCGAATGGAAAGGAGGGTTTTGGGAGGGTTTTGCTTGGGCTGGAGGACGAAGCGGACAGGGGTTGCAGGAGAGAAGTGGGTCGCCATGAAAgccgaaaacttttgttctgagTAAAGCTTCTGGGGCTGAGACAGATAACAGTGAAGTAGTGACTGTGATACAAGTAGAAAATGGTCTGAAGTTCTCGGGGTGTGGATAAGAATTTTGGCCTTCGCTATTTTAATTCTGGGATTTGTTTGTATTCTCGGATTAGATAATCCAAAGACGGGATGGAGATATCCTGCACTTGTGCAGGAATATATAGTTACCAAACCACGTAGCTtcctttactttttcttttcctattaACCATTTAAAATATGATTTTCACACAACTCTTTTAGTGCTCGTCTGAAAGTACTTTTAAGATAattgaaaacgtttttaatgaaattgattttggatttgtaaagcattttaagtgttttatgaAAGAAGCATCATTATTTGTTTCTTGCGAGAAGCacttaaaatgttttttttttaagatccacttagatttttactaaaaattggtttcaaaaacaattttacaaaaatgcttttatttattttaaaatcaatttcaaatgAGCTCTTAGTTTTTCGCATATCTTTTATTTCTGactttttgataaaataaatcAAACGAACTCAGCGATCATGATAAATAGGAATGTGCaagtagataaaaaaaaaagtgtgtttttattattttcctaAGCACCTTCGCTCCTAATGTAGGGCATACATACAAATTGAaggaaagtaaataaaaaagatttttttttcgacaaaaaaaaaatgttttaacTCTGCGTAAAAGGATATAAACAAATGAAACGagtaaaaacattttttttttaacaaacgttattatctacattaatatAGAGGGGGCGGACTTAACATCATAAttagttagcaataatgtggttcaaactcaCCTTTAGCGAGAATTGAATATAATACCTCTTACTTACAATtaaagatgaataccactaaatcgtaatattaagtgacaaataataaaaaatttggcaTCCCATAGATCAAGGCACTTTTCATTGCACAATTGAAAAAACATCCCTAGTAATAATTTAATTGCAGTCTAGACCTCTGATTTGATCCTGACGCTCCAATGAATTTAATCAAAGGATATTTCTCCCTAATTACGAATTAATTACCATCTTGAACGTTAATTAGCCTAACTCTTTAAACATCTATACCGTCTTGTATTTGCTCCTCACAATCTCATTCAACAATTAATCCACACGTATAATTATCTAGCTATTATTTATTTCAAGAAACAAAAGTTCTCTGTGGCCATGGCGGCTTGGGCTAAGAGCTCGATGGTTTTTTTCATGGCAATGGCTTCGGTTGGTGTCTGTTTTGGTGCCCAATACATTTTTGGCAACTCCCATGGGTGGACTAACAAAGGTCATTTTAGTTCTAAGGCTTGGTCGCGCTCTAAGCATTTTGTTGTTGGAGACTATATCGGTGAGCCTTTCTGATCTAATGcttgttttaatttacaaaggTGGTTTTAGCACTACTAAATAATCATCATGCACGTAGTAGCTTTGTTGAATTGGTTTTCTTTAACACGCATTGTAAAATTGCATGCGCAATTTCTAAGTACGAAGCTAAGAAGCAGGATGTTATACATGTGGACGCAAAACATTTCAAAAAATGCAAGACAAAACATCCAATGGTTACCCTTCACTTTAGCAAAGATCATGATGTGCGTATACAGTTaaatgcaactggcagcttctTCTACACTtcaagggtgcgtttgttgcatcgAACTATCTTAGATTGGACTAGCTGCAGGAACTAAGCTAGACTGGCCtaaactagactaagctggactagcttagtgaaACGTTTAATGCAGTATCGGACAaagaagcaggataatgaaAATAGTATTGTCACCAGTTTGATATTTGCTCAGACTAGGACTACATTATTGTtctattttaattgttttttttattattaaagatattattaaaagtattaaaattaataatattggaTTAGGGTGAGactcaataaaaatataaaaaccaaattttccTGCCAACAAAAGAAACATACATGATTCAAGAGTAGCATTGTTCCAAACATGAATATAACAAAGTGTTCTCCCAACAATCGACAGGGTGTAGGATGCTTTTCTTAATTATTCATCTTTGGTTTAAAGTTGTAGATTAAAGTTAAAGGTGTTTGTTTATACTTGTATTTGAGTAGAACGAAAATTATGTCTGACAAGTTCAGTTTTTTACTCAATTGTGAAATAATTACTTGGAATTGCTCTTGTATGTATAAGCCAATTTCAGTCCATACCATGACAATTGCACTCAATCCCAAGACCACAATGATACGAGGCACAATGACAAATGGATAGTTGCGCATTGATCATTGCTACATTTGGATTCCTAGCACGTAAATTGGCTTGCTCCACCTAGTTTGAAGAAAACTAGTAACAATATGCAAAAGGAAAAGATCATGAACAATTTATGCATTCCTAGGCTAGTAATAACAATAATCATGTGTATggaacttttgttttgtctaattatgtgcatatatacatatatatactagTAATTATACAACATCCTCTATAAACAGTATGCAAAAGAAAGAGCTTGGAGAAGATGATAAAACGGCGTCGGAAAGGGTGTGTTGAATCGCTGTGCACGAAGGAACGGCGCTCCAAAGGGAGTGTTGAATCACTCAAGATATCATAATGTTGCCCTACATTACACAATAACAAAAGTTTATGAGACATTACACAAGAACAAAAGTTAGGAAGAAGTAATTACTAAATGGGATTCCTCTTATAGAATGTTGCCCTACAAGTTGCAAAGAGCTTGCAAAAGAAGTCAAGAAAATGCATGATGATTTCCATAATCTTGCTCTTGATTATTGCATTGATCATCATACTCTCTATTCTAAAGCCATGGAAGAAGTAATTACCACTGCATGCAAGGTTCACAATCTTATCTTACATTAATCACATACGTCTCACTCTATGTTATCATTACTTATAATAAGTACAAGTGCAAGGCTGTCAAATGTTCAGATTCAACCAACTCAACCTCCAATGTTGATTCCGAGTTGTCCAACCTATATTTAATGGTCAAAACTGATTTCAACCAATCCTGACATCTTCATCCTTGCTTACATATTGTTTGGTACATCACCTTTCAAACTACCATGCATGCCTTCCTAGCCAACATATGAAAATCTAATTCCCATAAAACTCATGCATTGTGTACAAGTGCACTACAGAATTAGGCATCTCAAACATTATGACTAGGACTTAAAAGGCAGAAGGAAGAAGGCATCACACATCATGTAAGGCAACAGGTTACCTCATGTAGAGAACAGAATTAGGCATATCAAACATTATGAGTAGGCCATCGCTGATAAACCATTTAAAATTTAACAGATGGAATCAAGATCCCCAGGTTCAAATGGAATCAAAATCCCCAGGTTCCCACTTGCCCGACATAAAATTTAACAGATTGACAAACTCTAACATGTAAACCTTAACTAAATCGCATTATACAACCTGCAAACACTCAACTTAGATTCTAAAATTCAACACCTTTCAATAAACCCAGAttccataaataaataagaaataaaaaaacagaTGGAAAAAATTTAGATACATAAAAAAGGCATCTTACAAACAGTAGTCGCAAATTCAAAAGAaccagagagagagtgagagatagaaagagagagagacagagaaaggCATCTTAAAAACATTATTCTTACAACTATCCATCATGAACATATTGCTCATAAGATGAGTGATTACAGGAATGATATGTATACATCCTACTCACTAAATAGTCAAAGATGAGAATAATTGAGGGTTTATTCTATGTAAGCTAATGAAGAGACAAAAGATTTTATGCCTTGTATAAAAACCAATGCATTGGATATAAGCCAAATTCATTGTTGTTCAACTCCTTAATCCTACAAGAAAATGTTGTTTTATAATTAAACTCTTTCTTCCTCCAACTACTAGGTCcataatgttttatttttctgtgcCAACACCCCAAATATGGGAAAGGAGCACAGAAAGCATTCAAAACCGCCACTTTTGCATACCATAAACTAATCTGACCTTTCCTTTTGCCAAAAAGCCCTGCCAAAGATCACACTAATTTTCCAAAATGGTATAAGTGATGGCAAGCATTTCCTTTCCACATACATGGTATTCATACCCCCAATCTTTTCTTTCCAATATAAACTGTGTAAGATTACCTAGTTTATattatcatgcattttccaccccgaaaaaaaaaatctaaaggtGAGTAGAAACAATAACTATATCATTTTAAAAAACCTAAAATATAACATGGAGATAAAGAAGAAAGTTGGGGTTGGGTGAATTGAAAGTAGTTGTTTGTGGTGTTCAAAAACATGAATAagtatatattaaaaaacatatacatacacaccGTTGCAGTAAGTTTTGGCTAGATTTAGCAGCTGATAGTTCAAATCATGAATAAGTATTATAAGTGGCAGCCAATCTTTGCACAACCGTTGGCTTGTTGTATACTTAGTTTGCCAGAAAGTGAAAACATTGGTGCATGACCATGTAGGATGCGATTCCTCTCACTATCAAAGAAATCGAAAAAAGGAATAGAAAGAAGGAAAACTATATAATGTATAGGATGCAACTCAACTCATTTCTCAAACCTAATACCAAAATCCAAAAACTCTAGTCCAACCTGATACCAAAATCTGTTGAAACTAGACCTAAATTACAAACATAAGGTTTTGCATTCGCCTTTACAACAACAATTTTGTGATGATTATCATCATTTTGGGACTGAAAATGGCATAAAATcagaaaaccccaaattctaatctcaatttgaccctaaaaatcaaaaccctaacttgttcaagtgcagaggtctattattgaaaatttctcaaacccaaaacaccTAAATCAAATAAAGCCCAGTAATATCAcgatttgcaaaacaaattgaagaaataaagTCGGATTCGAAGTTTACCAGACAAGATGAGCAGATAAGGGTGAGCAGAACGCAGAATTGAGGATGAGGAGGACGACGATGAGGTAGGAGGCCGTCGACAACACTCTCTCGCAGGATGAGCGAGGTTCTCCCTCGCAAGAGTGCATGCGGTCTTACGAATCCTGGCATTTTTGGGTGCTTCGATAAGAACTCCTAGCAAAGGGTTTAATCCGCGCGAGTCGGATCTAATCCCATTAAACTTAATCTTTGTCCATACCAAACATCAGACTACACTACCAATTAGtgtagtctagtccagtcccatCTAAGAAGGTCAAACAAACACCCATCAAGTATCCCCAGACACTGCGACAACAGCCAGAAGGTTTACATCAAagttttcgcatcaagtttcgACCCAAAACCATCATCATTGGCCCCATCTACGAGCCAACCAACCTCGAGCCCATCTCCCAACGTGAGCCATAATCCATCCCCCATTAAGCCCGAGACCTAGTCCATTTGCCTCGAGTCCCAATCCGCCAGCCTCAAGCCCGAGCCTTGGTTCACCCACCTCAAGCTTGAGCCCTAGTCCATCTGTCTCAAGCTCAAGCCCTAGTTCATCGCATTTAAGTCCGAGCTCTAGTGCATCACATTTAAGTTGGAACACAATCCCTTCGAACCCAAGGTCACTCCCTTAAGTCCGAGCCTTACCCAAAGCCGTTGCCCAAAACCAAGCCATTTTCCAAGCCACGGCCCAATTCCAGGCATACTTCAGCCCATTCTAGGGCTCATCCACCACCAAACCCAGCCCCAATTTTCAAGCTTAatcctcctccttttcttccAGCAATGGCAAACCCCACTTCAAAAAGCTACCGTACACAAGAATGGCCGAGCTCCATCTGTCCATTCTTCCAAAGGGCTACCTATCATGCAAGTTCTGATGGATCCCAagattaaaggaaaactaatgaaaattgcttgaaaactttgagttttaacgataaagacaaaataaagggtaaagttaatagtatcaggattgacctttttagtgtaaaaatgtggtttttcgttaaagtgaacagtaccaggactttttcgttaaagttccctaagaTTAATTTATGAAAAATACTTTCTTTTCATTTAAATATTAGGGATTTTAGTGTTAATATCTCCTACCCCATCATTTGCTTGGTGTTTATTATCTCCTACCCCATCATTTGCTTGGTGTTTATTAAGTCCTTTGCATATTGCTTCATATATCAATAATAAAGTATCTATGCACTTAATCTTACCGACGTCGTTCCAGTTTATTAGATATTGTCTCCAGCAGTCTTCAATTAATAGACGATTCAATCCCAACTCGaacctaaaaataaataaaaatttagaagaAACTTCCTAAACAAATTAACTTACCAAACATCTtagcaaaaaaaacaaacaaaccaagTACGTTTTCCAAACATGCTCACATAATGACAAGCCCTAAAAGCCCCTTAAGACTTGACTGAGAAGTAAAGGCAGCCAATTATATGCCACTAAAGCTTCATGCCATTGAAGACTGGTCCCGAAAGCGATTAGAAAGCGAATTAGGATCTACAAGATTCGACTGTGATCCGCCTATGAACCTTGGTTCACGCTCTACGTATCTTATTCTTTCAAGCTTTCTCGAGTCACCCTAACGTAACGGCTAAGAGAACTTGGCTAACGTTTGCTCGTTATCGAGTTCAGTTAGGTGGATTCCTTTATTTACTATACATATCATATTAACACTCGATGCTTCGCCATGGGGATAATGCCT
Encoded proteins:
- the LOC103413367 gene encoding ribosome-recycling factor, chloroplastic-like, coding for MATHFSPATPVRFVLQPKQNPPKTLLSIRDSFGGGPACKKCQPRTVNVCPWSSSASYVRSQDSAAKLSGNAIVVKKQLFQNRAGIVRAATIEEIEAEKSLIKKEAEGRMEKTLETVRSNFNSIRTGRASPAMLDKIEVEYYGSPVGLKTIANISSPEASSFLVQPYDKSSLKAIEKAIVSSDLGLTPNNDGEVIRLTLPQLTSERRKELSKIVAKQTEEGKVALRNIRRDALKTLEKLEKAKKLSEDNVKDLSSDLQKLTDEYVKKLDAIFKQKEKELLKV